The region gtcacagaagtgacatgatgggtaagaaggtcacaggatgaccccccttgccaacccccaggtgccctctccctataaatatggagaccctgggagttgcaaagggttagattctattgtgtaaagaaataccctgtaacgaatatcagagagatagcaataatattggctggtggactagaaggattttaacctttgaaccacctaaaaaattattcgtgtcaccattttattttaagatcattcatctattacggttcattacttagcactaatctcactctttattctgttaattatctgttggcgaagaaccgcgtcaacactaacAATAGCTTGGTCAAACTTCCCATGCCATTGTTTTGTTGCTTGTTTTAAacaatataatgatttaacaagcttgcacaccttatgttcattttcatttataacaaaaccctctggttgttccatatatgcCTCATCATCAAGGTCTTCATTTAGGAATGTAATTTTGGTATTCATTTGATTAACataaaagtcatatattgatgaTAGCGCAAATAAAACTCTAATTGAGGTTGTCCTAGCAGCTTGTGCATAAGTGTCAAAGTAATCgattccttttctttttttttttgaaacttttggCTACTAATATAGCCTTAAATGTTTGTAGGGTGCTATCAATGTGATATTTTCTCCAAAATActcacttgcacccaattggtttagaaCCTTGTGGAAGGTCAACTAATTCTCAAGTGTCGTTAGTCATTATTGAATCAATTttatcatttattgcctctttcaAAAAAGTAGTCTCTTAAAGACATAGCTTCTTGGTAGGtgttaggatcatcctcaacttgaaaaACTCTAGGAACTTTGCTAATGACTTCTTCAAGGTTTTCTTCTACTAGGTAGAAAGAGTCTACTTGAGAACGAGTCTCACTTGATCCTAACTCTTTAAGACGCTAGCTTCTTCTAGAATGAGTAGAGTAACGCATGCTCTTATAAATTGTATAATAATCTCACACCCTATTCATGTGAGATTCTATTCTCTAACAAGTGGTATGGTATCTCTATAATCATTGCCTATGTACCCCTAATCCCTCAAATATAAAAAATGAACACTAAGAAAAAGAAGTATAAAAAAAGCTCATTAACATCCGAATTTTAAATCTAAATTTATTCAGTATAACCATAAATCATTGCTTATATACCATAATCCCAAATTTATAGTTTCAAGAAAAAAGTAGCACGACTAAAATgataaattcaaaaataaaatagacCTTTATGCTGATTTTCATGGAAGAGTTGGCCAGAAAATGCTTCCATTTTCCAACAACGCATTCAGTTGGCAagagattaaaaaaaaactttttcaaGTGACTAATAGTATAGGTTATATTAGTTTGTTAGTGTACACTCAAGCCTTATTTAAAATCGTCCAACTTTCATTTCAAACTAATCACAAGCCTAAAAAATAGAGTCGCGCTGGTGCGGATGGTGCGGACGTTTCGTATGCGTGCACCACAAAATTATCCTACATTTATATGATGTACATGAATAATTCTAAGATttgtcaaacaaaaaaaaatgagctCTAAGATTCCTTCATGCACGTGGCCCACTACTTTTCCTCTTCTTttgatttcctttttttttattaattgctcATTAAAGTGTGATAATGTATAAGTACATTGACAAGTGGCAATAAATGAGTGGATGGAAAAAATGGAGAAGAAAAAGTTGCATGACATGGCGTGTCCTGGTTTGCCAAAGACAAGGGTACACTACACTTCTGATGGAGATGCAAAGCACCGGATTGAGATCATAGACTGATTTAATTATCCTTAATTATGATCCCATTTTCAttccaaaattttcatttaagccactaaaaaaaacacataattaTGGTAAATTAATTACTCGATGAGaaactaaataaaattaattaaaactaacctaaaatactaaaattaatatttattcaaaactAATTAAAAGTCACTAAAATAAACTACAAATGATTGAAAACAAAACTAATTTAATGCACAAAAAGAGCTAAATAACTCTATTTTCTACATTTTTATTTGgaattaaatgaaaaaatatttttttataattgaaTGTTTGAATTATTGTTGAATAACTATAAATATCATTAATAAGtgtatgatcttgtattagtacaagatgATTAAGATTATAGATGAATAAAATTGTCAGTCACATATTAAATGATGAAATCTTTAATCAATAGTTGCTAGTttatttaattaagtatttttattaATGCATATGAGCTAAATATGAATTGTTTATGTGAATAATCATCCtagtaaatatattttatataattagattatattatattacataTAACTTATAACttgaccgatgtgaattaattttttttataaacctcTCGTATGTTATAAAAATttaaatcatataaaaaaatgatCATATATACATCTGTATAATAAAGCTAGTGAATTTTGTTTGGAAAATTTAATAGTATAAATGACCAGACACATGATCTTACAAAATAAGATTCCAAGCTTTTCTATATGATTAGTATTCGACGAACAATGGACCTACATCTTGCTTCATTTGCTCGACCAGAATAGTCCACGGTaacaactatattaatgaatttGAAAGGGTCATTATTTACTAAAAAGAAGTTAGGGTTATTTTTAGCATTTATCGAACATCTAAAGTTAAATTTGGTAATATGTTTACACAAATTTGTAATTTCTCTTAAAATAAACCAAGACACAAACAATACTAAAagtataaattataatttttttttatataattttaataactttcaattaatttttttaatataaatctatatatatatatataagctttTATAGTTCTTTTTTAAGTTCTTAttcattttttcttttgttttatatgtatttttattttatttttaacaaaaaaagtttaaaatgtaATAAAAATAATGAGGTCGGAAACCGATTTGTAATGCACGCAAATGAGGACCgatttgtcaaaaaaaaagtaTGAGGACCAACTTGCAAATACATAATTTAGGGACTATTCATACAAATAAACCTATACTACGTGGTTATATTATTTGAACAGGTACCCATTATATTAAACTGAAAAATACTTGCTAGGCAAGACTTTGGCATTCACATTTTCTGGTCAGAATTAAAGAAACTAAACCACTGTATGACTAATATTATATCCAACAGAGTAAGATGGTTGTAGCAGAAACTACAAACAAGTGGAATTACAACAATATGAAGTAACTGTGGTCTTATAGTTAACATGTGAATTGGTTTCCCCATATACCCATTTTGTATAATAAACCTTTGGTACTAATGTTAGTCGAGAAAAATCTATGTTAAGCTTCTTTTTCTTACTCTACATTTCAGCTAGAGCATAGCCTAGTCTCTACTTTGCTACCGCAACTGTCAAACTTCTACTCTGAATATCTACATAGCTGTTTGGGATTTGAACATCTTTTCAAAACCAGGAGGAGGAGAAAGAATATGCTCCTGTAAAAACAAAGAATGGTATATAATTGAGGAAAGAAAAATGGTTAAGAAAACAGGCATAATATCTGATATGAGTAATGGTGTTTGAAAGTTGAAACCTGATTGTAATATTTGCTCAATTCTTCTTTTTTGACTTCTACGTGTCTTCGTCCTTGAATAGAAGAATCAACATCAACTGAAATAGTAGGACAAGTTGTATCACCATCTTGAATAGTGCTTCTACGAGTTGATGACTCCCTTGGCACGATTACGTCAACCCTTCCCACACTAATTCCCCCGACCATGTCGATTTCCATGTCCTCATCAGCTTGAGAACTAGGGAGCTCCTCTTGTGCATTGGAAGGAAGAGGTTTATCATTGGTGCTGCGGAAGATTCCCCAAAAGAAATGCTTTGATTCTGATGACAAAACATCTGCCAAAAGACAAGAAAGGGAATCTTGTATATGTATTAAGGCATATAAAGAGCAAATACACAATCTGGTCATTCAAGcttcataacaaaacataagccTCATTACTATTTACTgggaaagcaaaaaaaaaaagtatttactCTGAAATTAACAAGTGATCATAAGAAAGTAATTCATAGACACGTGAATCTGAATCAATGATGACATGCCTAATGTAATTGCAGACTACAAGGGAAGGTAATAGTAGATGAATAAGAAAGAAGGTATCACTAAGTCCATAAACCTAATAAAATGGGAAACAAATAAAAACTCTTAATTGAATTATATATTCTTCTAGATAATAAACAAAAAGCCAACTACTTGATCTTGATCTTgatcaagcctcaagtggcataGTCCTACATCACTCTTATACTTTGTTATTAATGTAAATTAAATTtctccaaagaaaaaaaaaaggtcatTTCTATATTACTGTCACAAAAAACTTCAGTTTGGCTACATCACTTAAGAAAATTCCATGCAGCCAAGAAAGGACACCCCCACGACATCTAAAGCCTAGCTTTGTTCTCAAACATTTTTCAGTTACTGCCTGATGTAAAATATCAATAATTGATAGTAGACCACAAACTCATGAAGCAAAGTAATTAAGAACTTTATGAAACACTTTTACTTACTACCTAGAATAATTTTCAAAGGCAGGAGAGTAAGAAAGAGCAACTCTGTGCATCATCAAGGTTGATCATAAGAACTATTTCTCAAAAGTAATCAGAAATTCACTTTTAAGGCCTAGAACCAAAAAACTATTACATGAGATGACAAGGTTTTACGTGCCAATTTCCAACTCACTGAGAAACACGTCATCATTACTGGCAATATTTTAGAAACACAGACAACAGGAATTTAGATACAAAAAAAATGCTATGAACAGCAAAAAAACTTACTCTGCGAATCGACATTAAGCTGTGTAGATGTAAATATTAGGAGCTCAACATCATTAATATGACTTCTCAAAAAAAATTCATGGATCTCCATGTGTTCAACCAGCTTCACATAGTTCTGTCTTGATCTACcagtaaaaaataaaaacaactgCAATTGTTATGATTAAAAAACAACATAATTCAGAAAGGATTCTAATAAATGAGAAGTTAAAATGGACCTTTCAATGTTATCATCTGGGAAAAAGTACATTGCAACATCTAAAAGATCTGGACACTCATCCTGGAATAGATCAACCAAGAAATTGGACTGAGGAAGCATCTTAACTTGAAGAACTGGAGGCATCTTTCTTGAAATTTCATAAACTTTAGGGTGAATTTTGCAAGGAAGTCGTGCCTGGAACCCACTGAATATTTCACTTGGATTCCAATTAAGAATGCTGAAGTCTCCCCTGAAGAAGGAAAAACCAGTTCAAAGGATTTAGTATTTGAGAGTGGAAAGGTCATTCCCATAGAATCCCCATTCACTTGTTTCATTTGCCATTTCAAGGAAGGAATGGTCATTCAATTTGAAGGCGTATGGCATCAGTGATGGAATGGGCTTTCATAAATTATCTGGGTGGAAATCCTATGTCTTTCCAAGCCCAATATTTTATAATCTAAACTGCTTTCCAAAAATTTCACCCATAtacaattatataaataaaaaaaatatttcaaatatattttcttaaaaataagaTATGATACAAGAATAGACCAATATATATTATCAAAGCATATGGATATTATGGTCAAAATACATGTTAGTCCATTCCATTCCAAAACTTCCACCAAACAAAAGAATTGATATTTCTTTTCCATTCTATTCAATTCTCACATAAACACTTCATTTGTACCAACAATTAAATGCCCAagcttttattttgttttttcaaGTAAAAAATGAGTTCAAAGCATCACCATTTTTTATTAGAAATTCAAGATATTTCaagtaaaacaaaataaattgaaGGGATAAGTTACCCACTTCCAAGTTGCATCTGGAGCAGGAAAATAATCAAGATACAAGGCAAAACTAGGTTGAAAATTTGGTAGGTCTCCTTGAACATTTGAATGATCATGTTGAGCAACATCCTTAGTTTTACCACCTACATAAACATAGACTACGCATTTACTAAAGGCAATTATGTTACTAATTCAAACCACAAAACATTTTAAGGATCAATAGGTTTATCAATGTAATACCAAAATACTAAATCTAGATGTCCTAATAGTAATATGATACAATTGGTTTCCTCATTTTTATAATTCttaacaaaaaataaagggaaaaaatTAAGCTCTccataaataaactaaaaatcttACACATTCAACATTAGATAATCAAGCAGGAGAACTTCACACGAATGAATTACTTTACCAGCATTGACAGCAAGCGACGTTGGCAACAATGTGCATGATTCTTTGACTAGTTCCTTTTCTatctttttatttgaaatttcaaCTTTTCTAGGTAGGATAAGGGTATCCACTGGCTGTTGTTTGGTTAGAGGCTCTTTTGTGCATGGGGCAACAGCTTTTTTCTCTAAATGAGCATAGGAACACCACCATAATATATTATGCAAAACACAGTCAACTATGATAAAATTTCATTAACTTGAGAAACTGTGGTCACTTCCATGTAGAAAATGATTTATtaagaaaacaaaaagaaagatgCAGAACTGATGATACAATACTTAGGAATCACACAGATGTTACCTACCTGGATCAACAGGTGTTGAACATAAAGATGATTTTTTTGTAGAATTCTCCATCTTATTTTCAAAAAAGTCACAATGATTTTTGGGAACTGAAATAACATCCATAGATTGCTTCTGGTTAGCATGCAACTTCCCAGAAGCTACTGAAGGTATTTCTGAAGCTGAGATGAGAACAAAAGcccaatataattttttatttataaaatccatttatAAGGACATCAGAAAAAAGTAGGTACGTCATATGAACCAATTGTTTTCTAATTTTTGTCCATTGCACAGATAGTAAGATAAAATGCACTTGAAGCACATGTGCATTACAAACATTATATATTATCACGCTCAGAAGGATAAGAAAATGCTTTTGAACTTACCCACCAATTATTAGAAATACAGAGATCCAACAGTGTAgaattctttttttctttatttatttgtttttttttcttttcgaaaaaaaaaaaagtcattgaTGTGAAATAAAAGATTAACAACAAAAAGGGCAAAAAGAGAGAAGCTGCCCTCAAGATGAGAGCTACAAGGAAGCAGCCCATACAAAACTATATGTGGCATGTTGTGCTTGCAAGCAAATCAAAGTTCACAATTCAATTTTTGCAACAAAATACAAAGTGGGATGATAAGTAAT is a window of Humulus lupulus chromosome 4, drHumLupu1.1, whole genome shotgun sequence DNA encoding:
- the LOC133830682 gene encoding uncharacterized protein LOC133830682 isoform X1, whose protein sequence is MGSHCHSKAKVCEICGGNHPRDEVLLATCSECNIACEHVYCMREVEEEVPEDWVCESCLTGSDLILKESGKKDAHVTSSFQEDEAVTRAIGYEQFSVSQLHSKKQKPVETGKVKFIPHEEVMRLSSGTTETKFYFSHTRRSTFQRTTRKSRTMNPKAFSDRVKSYPCKPYGLARPFRDATPKSSMVNQQMSRTFKEPKASEIPSVASGKLHANQKQSMDVISVPKNHCDFFENKMENSTKKSSLCSTPVDPEKKAVAPCTKEPLTKQQPVDTLILPRKVEISNKKIEKELVKESCTLLPTSLAVNAGGKTKDVAQHDHSNVQGDLPNFQPSFALYLDYFPAPDATWKGDFSILNWNPSEIFSGFQARLPCKIHPKVYEISRKMPPVLQVKMLPQSNFLVDLFQDECPDLLDVAMYFFPDDNIERSRQNYVKLVEHMEIHEFFLRSHINDVELLIFTSTQLNVDSQNVLSSESKHFFWGIFRSTNDKPLPSNAQEELPSSQADEDMEIDMVGGISVGRVDVIVPRESSTRRSTIQDGDTTCPTISVDVDSSIQGRRHVEVKKEELSKYYNQEHILSPPPGFEKMFKSQTAM
- the LOC133830682 gene encoding protein PARALOG OF AIPP2-like isoform X2 gives rise to the protein MGSHCHSKAKVCEICGGNHPRDEVLLATCSECNIACEHVYCMREVEEEVPEDWVCESCLTGSDLILKESGKKDAHVTSSFQEDEAVTRAIGYEQFSVSQLHSKKQKPVETGKVKFIPHEEVMRLSSGTTETKFYFSHTRRSTFQRTTRKSRTMNPKAFSDRVKSYPCKPYGLARPFRDATPKSSMVNQQMSRTFKEPKASEIPSVASGKLHANQKQSMDVISVPKNHCDFFENKMENSTKKSSLCSTPVDPGGKTKDVAQHDHSNVQGDLPNFQPSFALYLDYFPAPDATWKGDFSILNWNPSEIFSGFQARLPCKIHPKVYEISRKMPPVLQVKMLPQSNFLVDLFQDECPDLLDVAMYFFPDDNIERSRQNYVKLVEHMEIHEFFLRSHINDVELLIFTSTQLNVDSQNVLSSESKHFFWGIFRSTNDKPLPSNAQEELPSSQADEDMEIDMVGGISVGRVDVIVPRESSTRRSTIQDGDTTCPTISVDVDSSIQGRRHVEVKKEELSKYYNQEHILSPPPGFEKMFKSQTAM
- the LOC133830682 gene encoding PHD finger-containing protein 6-like isoform X3; the protein is MGSHCHSKAKVCEICGGNHPRDEVLLATCSECNIACEHVYCMREVEEEVPEDWVCESCLTGSDLILKESGKKDAHVTSSFQEDEAVTRAIGYEQFSVSQLHSKKQKPVETGKVKFIPHEEVMRLSSGTTETKFYFSHTRRSTFQRTTRKSRTMNPKAFSDRVKSYPCKPYGLARPFRDATPKSSMVNQQMSRTFKEPKGGKTKDVAQHDHSNVQGDLPNFQPSFALYLDYFPAPDATWKGDFSILNWNPSEIFSGFQARLPCKIHPKVYEISRKMPPVLQVKMLPQSNFLVDLFQDECPDLLDVAMYFFPDDNIERSRQNYVKLVEHMEIHEFFLRSHINDVELLIFTSTQLNVDSQNVLSSESKHFFWGIFRSTNDKPLPSNAQEELPSSQADEDMEIDMVGGISVGRVDVIVPRESSTRRSTIQDGDTTCPTISVDVDSSIQGRRHVEVKKEELSKYYNQEHILSPPPGFEKMFKSQTAM